The genomic window CAATCAGTTGAAAATGTCCCAACTTGCCAATACCTGGCAACTTGCCGTAACCCCAACGCCTCGCTTCCAGCTCCATTCCACCATCCTTCCCCCCATAGCATCTTGTTCCATCTAAAGTCATGGCGTTCTGTTAACCGCCATCCTTGAATCATATGCGACGCGTTGCCATCTTGCTGACCAACATAGCAGAGAAATCGCCTCCTCGACGCAGGGCCTCTTCAAGCTCTGGGCTGTCTTGGATGTCCTCGATGAAGCAGACAAAGTAGTTGACAATGAGGGCACGTGCGTCGTCGGTTTCCATGGTGTTGTCAAATATCTCCTGCGCTAGGGCAACGAGGTCGGAGATTCTGTCCCTGTGGACGACGTAGTGAGTGAGGGTCCGGTGAAGACGGGCCAGGGCTAGTCGGCGGAGGCGGTTTACGCCGTACTTGTCGGCCAAGATGTACAGGCGCGCATGACTTAGAAAGACGGGCCGGTATGACTCGTGGGGGTTCACGTTGACGCCGGTGCGCAGGGCCGCGCGAGGAGTTGGGTGGTACATGGGCTGGATAAAGATGCGCATGGCCTCGTACTTTTTGTTGACGGGTCTGGGCGGGATCCGGGCAACGTCGGCATCGAAACGTCGGCGCTTGTGGGGGGGAATGTCGGGGCGGTTGATGTACCTGTAGTGTAGGCACTTTTCCCACTCTATCATGTAGTTCTCAAGAGAATAAGGTAGAGCGGTGTACGAATGCATGATGCCGTACTCGTCAATCGACACATCAATAGGGCGTCGGCTCACGTGTCCGTTCCCGCCGTTGTCCAGCGTAGATGAAGCttccgaggaagaagagtaTTCGGACGTCTCTTGATCGTCAGACGAGACTTCGATGGGCTCGCCTGTGTCGCTGCCTTCGCTGGAAGCTGAAGAGTCATCATCCGGGTCCGATGAttctgcctcctcctcctcctcctcctcctcctcaacgtTCCCACCAGTCAAGGCCTTGCCAACCTGCTCCTCCAGTGCTGACATGAGAGCGACAGCATCGTCTGGGACGGCGGGGACGATGAGCTCGGGTTCCGCCGGGGTGTAGTTGCCCGAGTAGGCGAACTTGGCGAAGCGAACAAAAGTGTCGACGTCGAGGTCAAGCCACTCGACGCGCCCCTCACGGGCTTCCTTCATGTTTCCATTAACTAGGGCATTGAGGACAGGCGAAAGCTGGCCGATGAGTTCCTTGTGGATGTGAAACTCTTTGTGCTCTTCGCCaacgacgaagatgaagggcttggaagagatggatcTAAAATAGGCATGTCAACGGATGCAAATGGGGGTCAGACGCGATGGAAATCACCATGGCAATGATTCATGTCAACGATCTGGAGGTGGCGTCGACTCACTTCTCAAACTTGTCCTTGTTGGGCACCTGGGCCGCCTCGGCGCGCGTAGCAGGCATGGTGTATATATCAAGGCTAGGGCTGCCGACCACTCGCTAAAAAGATTCACCAGCGGCGGCACCACCTGAAGCGGAAAGAAATTGCAGCAGGTATCGCTAATATCTAGAAACTGATGTGTTTGGAATGCAAGGGCAGGAGAGAGAAAAGCTGAGGCTGAtggggagaaggagaatggGAGGGAAAGCCCAAACGGGACGGGACGTTTGCATTGACGGGTAGACGCCGTGGCGCCTGGGGAAGCGCAACCTAATCCTTTTCGCTGGATTTTTCAGAGCGTTAGTGGGCCAGACAGACTTTTATTGGCTTTGTTGCCGCGCATGTCTCACATTTTCCTCTATTTTGAGGGTGGAGCGGTGGACCAATTAGAGGGAGTGGGGCTTTGATCCCGCGAACCAACCCTTCCTATCACTCTGGGGTCAAGTCAATTGATCGTCGAGATATCTCGGCATTGGATAAAAGACTTATTCGTTTGTATTCATGCGTGAATTTCTGAACCATAGTATACCTAATTAGGCGACAAACTTTCCTCCACACCCACCGCAAACTTCGCCTGATGATTCAACCATCGTTCCAGCCCCAAGATGCTCCTCTGCTATTCGCGTCAGCTCCGTCACCTTCAGGCACCGCAATTCGCACACGGCGCAGATACGCGAGATATCTGGAGCCATAATTGCCAGTCCCGTAGAGGCACATCGTGCTACTCAAGTGTTAGTTGGTAACTGTCGAACGATATGGGATGTGGCATACCAAACA from Fusarium falciforme chromosome 2, complete sequence includes these protein-coding regions:
- a CDS encoding BTB domain-containing protein, whose protein sequence is MPATRAEAAQVPNKDKFEKSISSKPFIFVVGEEHKEFHIHKELIGQLSPVLNALVNGNMKEAREGRVEWLDLDVDTFVRFAKFAYSGNYTPAEPELIVPAVPDDAVALMSALEEQVGKALTGGNVEEEEEEEEEAESSDPDDDSSASSEGSDTGEPIEVSSDDQETSEYSSSSEASSTLDNGGNGHVSRRPIDVSIDEYGIMHSYTALPYSLENYMIEWEKCLHYRYINRPDIPPHKRRRFDADVARIPPRPVNKKYEAMRIFIQPMYHPTPRAALRTGVNVNPHESYRPVFLSHARLYILADKYGVNRLRRLALARLHRTLTHYVVHRDRISDLVALAQEIFDNTMETDDARALIVNYFVCFIEDIQDSPELEEALRRGGDFSAMLVSKMATRRI